AGGCGACCTCGCTGTCGGTGAGTTCGGAAGCGACGTCGACGACCGTCTGCAGCAAAGGCTCCAGATCCAACGTGGAAGAAAGCACCCGGTTGGTTTCGAGCAGACGCTCCAACCGGTGGATCCGATCCGTGGGGGAATAGAGAGGGGCGGTCATCTTTTTCAGCGACCGGATTATAGCACAGCGAAATGACCGAAAAAGAATTAAATCATCATAAAAAACGAAGACGCAAGGAGGTTAGTACCATGTCGGAATCCGAGAAGAAAGTCCGCGTGGCGATCATCGGGGTGGGCAATTGCGCTTCCTCGCTGGTCCAGGGCGTGGAATTCTACAAAAACGCCGCCGACGAGGAGCGCATCCCGGGGCTGATGCACGTCAACCTCGGCGGATACCACATCCGCGACATCCAATTCACCGCCGCCTTCGACGTGGTGGAGGGAAAAGTCGGAAAAGACCTGTCGGAAGCCGTTTTCGCGCATCCGAACAACACAATCAAGTTTTCCGACGTCCCGCACACCGGAGTCACCGTCGCGCGCGGCATGACCCACGACGGCCTCGGGCTTTACCTGTCGAAGGTCGTCAAGAAAGCGCCCGGCCCCACCGCCGACATCGTCGGGATCCTTAAGGACACCAAGACCGACGTGGTGGTGAGCTACCTGCCGGTCGGCTCGGAAATGGCCACCAAATGGTACGTCGAGCAGGTCCTCGAGGCCGGCTGCGCCTTCGTCAACTGCATCCCGGTCTTCATCGCCAGCGCCCCGTATTGGCAGAAGCGCTTCGAGGAGCGCAACCTTCCGATCATCGGCGACGACATCAAGAGCCAGGTCGGGGCGACCATCACCCACCGCGTGCTCACCTCGCTGTTCGTGGACCGCGGCGTGATCATGGACAAGACCTTCCAACTCAACTTCGGCGGCAACACCGATTTCCTCAACATGCTCGAGCGCGACCGGCTGGAATCCAAGAAAATCTCCAAGACCAACGCCGTCACCTCGCAGCTGCCCTACAAGATCGCCGAAGACAACGTCCACGTCGGCCCGAGCGATTACGTCCCGTGGCTGACCGACCGCAAATGGTGCTACATCCGCATGGAAGGGACCACCTTCGGCAACGTCCCGCTCAACCTCGAACTCAAACTGGAGGTGTGGGATTCCCCCAACTCGGCCGGCGTGGTGATCGACGCCGTGCGCTGCGCCAAACTCGCCCTCGACCGCGGGCTGAAGGGTTCGATCGCCGCCCCCTCCTCCTACTTCATGAAGACCCCCCCCACGCAGTATACCGACGACAAGGCGCGCCAGCTGACCGAGGACTTCATCGCGGGAAAGTAACCATGCCGCCCGTCCGGCGCTTCATCGGCGAACCGATCCAAGTCGAATTCACCGGGCAGCCGCTGCTGAAGAAGCAGGCCGGCTGCCCGGCCGCTTTTGTGTGGCGCGGCCAACGCTTCGCCGTCGCCGAAATGCTGGCCGAATGGCACGATTACTCCCGCCGCGGGCGGATGGCGGACAACATGACGCCGGCCCACGCCCGGACCGCCGCAATCCGCGGATCCCGCGGCGTGGGCCGGGATTTCTTCACGATCCGGGCGGAGGGCGGCCGGACCTTCACCCTCTATTACGACCGCGCCCCAAAAAACGCTGGCGACCAGGCGGGAGCATGGTTTTTGTTCAGCGAGGAAGCCGGCGGGGAAGCGGGCGGCAGGATCGAGAAATAACGGCGGGACGGCAAAGAGTCCGACCGCCGACTCTGGGATCGGCGGTCCCGTCCAAGAGAAGGACGGGGCAGGCTTTCCAATGCCGATCCTGCGTGATGGAAGCGGTTTGGCCCTTTTTTTTGTTTTTTAGCCGACAGCCGGCGGAATTCCCGCTCCCTTAATCTTCGCCGGGACGGCTTGATCCTATAATTCCGAATATCGGATCGGACCGGTCCGGACCAGGAGGTGCTTCATGCACATCGTCACCGACAGCGGCTGCGACCTGAACCTCACCGCGGAACAACGCGAGGATTTAGGCATCCGCGTGGTGCCCCTCAGCGTCACCCTCGGCGGATCCACCTACGAGGAAGGGCCGGATCTGAATCCGGCGGAGTTTTATTCGCGCCTGGAAACGAGTAAGGACCTGCCGACCACCTCCCAGCCGCCCTCCGGAGTATTCGTGGAGCTGTACCGCAAACTGGCTAAAACCTCGCGGTCCATCTTCTCGATCCACATTTCCTCCGGCCTGAGCGGGACGCTGGATTCGGCCCGCACGGCCGCGGCCCAGGTCCCCGAAGCCGAGGTGACCTTCTTCGACACGAAGACCCTTTCCGCCGGCGCAGGCTGGATGGTGGAAGCCGCCGCGCGCGCCCGGCGCGCCGGCTGGGAGAAGGAACGGATTCTGGGACTCTTGGAGAGAA
The genomic region above belongs to Anaerolineales bacterium and contains:
- a CDS encoding inositol-3-phosphate synthase, which codes for MSESEKKVRVAIIGVGNCASSLVQGVEFYKNAADEERIPGLMHVNLGGYHIRDIQFTAAFDVVEGKVGKDLSEAVFAHPNNTIKFSDVPHTGVTVARGMTHDGLGLYLSKVVKKAPGPTADIVGILKDTKTDVVVSYLPVGSEMATKWYVEQVLEAGCAFVNCIPVFIASAPYWQKRFEERNLPIIGDDIKSQVGATITHRVLTSLFVDRGVIMDKTFQLNFGGNTDFLNMLERDRLESKKISKTNAVTSQLPYKIAEDNVHVGPSDYVPWLTDRKWCYIRMEGTTFGNVPLNLELKLEVWDSPNSAGVVIDAVRCAKLALDRGLKGSIAAPSSYFMKTPPTQYTDDKARQLTEDFIAGK
- a CDS encoding DegV family protein, which codes for MHIVTDSGCDLNLTAEQREDLGIRVVPLSVTLGGSTYEEGPDLNPAEFYSRLETSKDLPTTSQPPSGVFVELYRKLAKTSRSIFSIHISSGLSGTLDSARTAAAQVPEAEVTFFDTKTLSAGAGWMVEAAARARRAGWEKERILGLLERIRASTQTIFTLKELRFLIHGGRISHLKGLIASVLDIKPILGVDNRGDGKYIQLGQARTITGAIKGLADTLKERLSPDGPYRAQVVYALNPEDAAGLQQTIAEKISCYWLAAGRLSLVLGAHTGPSLIGAVVAPRSVFEGVS